The Bacteroidales bacterium sequence TTTTCTGATTTCGATGGTCTCCTGCTCGGAAAATCCCAGCATCTTGGCTGCTGCTGTATGCGCTGACAGGCAATAATAGCACTGGTTAACCTGTGCAACGGCCAGCAGGCCTGCCTGAACTTCCTTAGCAGTGAATGATCCGTTCTCAATAATATCCGAAAGGGTGGTATAAGCTTTCAATGCAGCCGTAGAATTGGCTAGACCCTTCATGATGTCGGGTACCATACCAAGCTTTTGACTAACTGCCCCGTAAACTTCCTTGACTTCCTTTCCTGCGTCTTCTTCGCTGATCAAATCAATGTACTTCATAATCTTTATCTTTTTTGGTTTTACAATATTTTTTCCCTTTTTGGGTACAATTTAGTCGTAGAATGTAGTAAAACCTTACAGCGGAATGGTAAAGTAGAAATAGATTTTTAATTTTGTGTCAAATCACCAAAAAATGGGAAAGA is a genomic window containing:
- a CDS encoding carboxymuconolactone decarboxylase family protein, with product MKYIDLISEEDAGKEVKEVYGAVSQKLGMVPDIMKGLANSTAALKAYTTLSDIIENGSFTAKEVQAGLLAVAQVNQCYYCLSAHTAAAKMLGFSEQETIEIRKGTIDDPKLKALTQLLREMTIARGYPAESYVKQFFDAGYTKAHFAELAPIVALKTMSNYFHHMTEIPVDFPKATEIKEERLAE